A window from Gemmatimonadaceae bacterium encodes these proteins:
- the hemH gene encoding ferrochelatase, which translates to MGSDKRAVLLMAYGTPERLEDVEPYFTHIRGGRTPSPESVANLRARYERIGGATPLLALTEAVRVGLAAELAAAGNPQPVYMGMKHWHPYVAEAVQTMYDDGIRQVTALVLAPHYSRMSIGGYRKAVDEKMAELGNPFALRFVDHWYERPSFMAFMAGLVRQGLTQFAAADRAGVTVVFTAHSLPERIRTWNDPYEAQLQESAELVAMAAGLPGFRRAWQSAGGTGEPWIGPDILDYLDTLKAEGVRNVLQVPIGFVSDHLEVLYDIDIEAKDKARELGMTLYRTELPNAKPEFIRVLAETVGP; encoded by the coding sequence ATGGGGAGTGACAAGCGCGCGGTGCTGCTCATGGCGTACGGCACGCCGGAGCGGCTGGAAGATGTGGAGCCGTACTTCACGCACATTCGTGGCGGGCGCACCCCGTCGCCCGAATCGGTGGCCAACCTCCGGGCGCGCTACGAGCGGATAGGCGGCGCCACGCCGCTGCTGGCGCTCACCGAAGCCGTTCGCGTGGGACTGGCGGCGGAGCTCGCCGCCGCCGGCAACCCGCAGCCGGTGTACATGGGCATGAAGCACTGGCATCCGTACGTGGCCGAGGCGGTGCAGACCATGTATGACGACGGCATCCGCCAGGTGACGGCGCTGGTGCTGGCGCCGCATTATTCGCGGATGAGCATCGGCGGGTACCGCAAGGCGGTGGACGAGAAGATGGCCGAGCTGGGCAATCCGTTCGCGTTGCGCTTCGTGGATCACTGGTACGAGCGGCCGTCGTTCATGGCGTTCATGGCGGGGCTGGTGCGGCAGGGGCTGACGCAATTCGCGGCCGCCGACCGTGCCGGCGTGACGGTGGTGTTCACGGCGCACAGCCTGCCGGAGCGCATCCGCACCTGGAACGACCCGTATGAGGCCCAGCTGCAGGAGAGCGCCGAGCTGGTGGCCATGGCGGCGGGGCTCCCGGGGTTCCGCCGCGCCTGGCAGAGCGCCGGCGGCACCGGGGAGCCGTGGATCGGGCCCGACATCCTGGATTATCTGGATACGCTCAAGGCCGAAGGCGTGCGGAACGTGCTGCAGGTGCCGATCGGGTTCGTGAGCGACCATCTGGAGGTGCTCTACGACATCGACATCGAGGCCAAGGACAAGGCCCGCGAGCTGGGCATGACGCTGTACCGCACGGAACTCCCGAATGCGAAGCCGGAGTTCATCCGCGTGTTGGCGGAGACGGTAGGACCGTAG
- a CDS encoding sigma-54 dependent transcriptional regulator, with protein MNKPRVVICDDEMLIRLWLSEHLADAGMRTEAVGDGASLMEALEREPADLVLLDLRLPDGSGMDFLARAKKLDPTLPVIMMTAYGEIETAVAAVRAGAHHFLEKPIALPELVLLIQQALEARQLRVDADRYREGCRWQFADVTLIGRSPAMRRIADLITRVAAKGSTVNVLIRGESGTGKGLVARAIHARGPRRAQPFMSVNCTSLPDQLVESELFGHEAGAYTDAREMKRGLVEIANKGTIFLDEIGDMPKPLQAKLLHFLETHEFRRVGGVRNLEVDVHVITATNRDLEEAVAKGDFREDLFYRLNVLPVTIPPLRERPEDVAPLAAHFVEMLCRELGQPVREITPEAVQAMERYSWPGNARELENVLERVLLLEDSPTVELAQLPPEFHGLAPQRGRSFVLPVGGFKLDEIEREFISQALDRADGNKTRAARLLGLSRDTLRYRLEKYGIR; from the coding sequence ATGAACAAACCACGCGTGGTCATCTGCGACGACGAGATGCTGATTCGGCTGTGGCTCTCGGAACATCTCGCCGACGCCGGCATGCGCACCGAGGCGGTGGGCGACGGCGCGAGCCTGATGGAGGCACTGGAGCGCGAGCCCGCCGATCTCGTGCTGCTCGACCTGCGCCTGCCCGACGGCTCGGGCATGGATTTCCTGGCGCGCGCCAAGAAGCTCGACCCCACGCTGCCCGTGATCATGATGACCGCCTACGGCGAGATCGAGACGGCGGTGGCCGCCGTGCGGGCCGGCGCGCACCACTTTCTCGAGAAGCCCATCGCCCTGCCCGAGCTCGTGCTGCTCATCCAGCAGGCCCTCGAAGCGCGGCAGCTGCGCGTGGACGCCGACCGGTATCGCGAAGGCTGCCGCTGGCAGTTCGCCGACGTGACGCTCATCGGGCGATCGCCGGCCATGCGGCGCATCGCCGATCTGATCACGCGCGTGGCCGCCAAGGGGAGCACCGTGAACGTGCTCATCCGCGGGGAGAGCGGCACGGGCAAGGGACTGGTGGCGCGGGCCATCCACGCCCGCGGGCCGCGCCGCGCGCAGCCGTTCATGAGCGTGAACTGCACGTCCCTCCCCGATCAGCTCGTGGAGAGCGAGCTGTTCGGGCACGAGGCCGGCGCCTACACCGATGCCCGCGAGATGAAGCGCGGCCTGGTGGAGATCGCGAACAAGGGCACGATCTTCCTCGACGAGATCGGCGACATGCCCAAGCCGCTGCAGGCCAAGCTGCTCCACTTCCTGGAGACGCACGAGTTCCGCCGCGTCGGCGGCGTGCGCAATCTCGAAGTGGACGTGCACGTGATCACGGCCACCAACCGCGACCTCGAGGAAGCGGTGGCCAAGGGCGACTTCCGCGAGGACCTGTTCTACCGGCTGAACGTGCTGCCGGTGACGATCCCCCCGCTGCGCGAGCGACCCGAGGATGTGGCGCCGTTGGCCGCGCACTTCGTGGAGATGCTGTGCCGCGAGCTGGGACAGCCGGTGCGGGAGATCACGCCCGAGGCGGTGCAGGCGATGGAGCGCTATTCATGGCCCGGCAACGCGCGCGAACTGGAGAACGTGCTCGAGCGCGTGCTGCTGCTCGAGGACTCGCCGACCGTGGAACTGGCGCAACTCCCGCCGGAGTTTCATGGCCTGGCGCCGCAACGCGGCCGGTCGTTCGTGCTGCCGGTGGGCGGATTCAAGCTCGACGAGATCGAGCGGGAGTTCATCAGCCAGGCCCTCGACCGCGCCGACGGGAACAAGACGCGCGCGGCGCGCCTGCTCGGCCTGTCCAGGGATACGCTGCGATACCGGCTGGAGAAATACGGCATCCGGTAA